A region of Candidatus Poribacteria bacterium DNA encodes the following proteins:
- a CDS encoding transposase family protein: MTRTSSCHLLDMLATLPDPRKQKGKRHPLRSILGLIVVGLMCGQGSYTAIAAWARRHPSLTKALGFTHPISPCAATFHNLLKRLNPVRLEQS, translated from the coding sequence ATGACAAGAACATCTTCCTGCCACTTACTTGATATGTTAGCAACACTGCCAGATCCACGCAAGCAAAAAGGCAAACGCCATCCCTTGCGATCCATCTTAGGCCTCATCGTCGTCGGACTCATGTGTGGTCAGGGCAGCTACACGGCGATCGCAGCTTGGGCACGCAGGCACCCGTCCCTAACAAAAGCCTTAGGGTTCACACACCCGATATCGCCTTGTGCTGCGACGTTTCATAACCTCCTGAAGCGTCTGAATCCGGTGCGTTTAGAGCAATCCTAA